One window of the Sciurus carolinensis chromosome 8, mSciCar1.2, whole genome shotgun sequence genome contains the following:
- the LOC124991200 gene encoding brain protein I3-like, protein MDHKPLLQERPPAYNLEAGQGYFACGPHGYGTIPAAPPPPPYPYLVTGIPTHHPRVYNIQSRTVTRYPANSIVVDGGCPVCRVGVLEDCFTFLGIFLAIILFPFGFICCFALRKRRCPNCGATFT, encoded by the coding sequence ATGGACCACAAGCCGCTGCTGCAGGAGCGGCCACCCGCCTACAACCTGGAGGCCGGCCAGGGCTACTTCGCGTGCGGCCCGCACGGCTATGGCACCATCCCCGCCGCGCCCCCACCGCCGCCCTACCCCTACCTCGTCACAGGGATACCCACCCACCACCCCAGGGTCTACAACATCCAGAGTAGAACGGTCACCCGGTACCCTGCTAACTCCATCGTCGTCGACGGAGGCTGCCCGGTGTGCAGGGTCGGGGTCCTGGAGGACTGCTTCACCTTCCTGGGCATCTTCCTGGCCATCATCTTGTTTCCCTTTGGGTTCATCTGCTGTTTTGCCTTGAGGAAGCGGAGATGTCCCAACTGTGGAGCAACCTTTACCTAA